The Microbacterium sp. Nx66 genome contains a region encoding:
- a CDS encoding GntR family transcriptional regulator, with protein sequence MRSVSDQNIAEQVTDELRAAIHSGELAPGERLVERKLADRLGVSHIPVREALTRLAEERLITREPRRGARVAQLSAQDLEEISSLRIVLEQFMAIRVQERWNDESAARLEAIIQAMAAAAPGDVAEVLRQDRLFHETLADLAEHRFLDELSAQLRGRIAGFIQAANSALDPAEQEEHVRSHQQIVDAIATGDPEQARAVIAEHVTRAVRRITPSAE encoded by the coding sequence ATGCGCAGCGTGTCGGATCAGAACATCGCCGAGCAGGTCACGGACGAGCTCCGGGCGGCGATCCACTCCGGAGAACTCGCCCCCGGCGAGCGCCTCGTGGAGCGCAAGCTCGCCGACCGTCTCGGTGTCAGCCACATCCCCGTGCGCGAGGCCCTGACCCGGCTCGCCGAGGAGCGCCTCATCACCCGCGAGCCCCGCCGCGGCGCCCGCGTCGCCCAGCTCAGCGCGCAGGACCTGGAGGAGATCTCGAGCCTGCGCATCGTGCTGGAGCAGTTCATGGCGATCCGGGTGCAGGAACGCTGGAACGACGAGTCGGCGGCCCGGCTGGAGGCCATCATCCAGGCGATGGCGGCTGCGGCGCCGGGCGACGTCGCCGAGGTCCTGCGCCAGGACCGCCTCTTCCACGAGACCCTCGCCGACCTCGCCGAGCACCGGTTCCTCGACGAGCTCAGCGCCCAGCTCCGCGGCCGGATCGCCGGGTTCATCCAGGCGGCCAACTCCGCGCTCGACCCCGCCGAGCAGGAGGAGCACGTGCGCAGTCACCAGCAGATCGTCGACGCCATCGCGACCGGCGATCCGGAGCAGGCGCGCGCCGTGATCGCCGAGCACGTGACCAGGGCCGTCCGTCGCATCACGCCGTCGGCCGAGTGA
- a CDS encoding MFS transporter: MSGRETLAQARAAEDAVGAAAMKKAIWRLGPFLGLLYLVAYIDRNNAGFAKLEMTAALQITEAAFGFAAGIFFIGYLLFEVPSNLLLEKFGARKWIARIMISWGIVAALTAFVQDATQFAIARFILGIAEAGFFPGVLLYLTLWFPRQYRTQVLAVFVLSNPIANAVAAPLSGWMLELHGLWGLEGWQLVFLLQGVPAVLLAFVVFFWLPDRPQDARWLNPAEQRWITDTLAAETQATEQRHGRLRLGEVFRNGRLWTLIVLFFGVVFGAYGLGMWLPTIVKSMGDFSNSTTGWLVALPNLCAALVMLPWERAARKQGNIPLQIGITLSITALSLIAAVAAQGTPVLALAALCVGMSALFSTTPLFWSLPPMVLTGTAAAAGLAFINSVGNLAGFAGPYAIGWISETTGSAVWGLLLISGLTLLGATIAFVLSRRTDFTTAPDLGVEASTARR; encoded by the coding sequence ATGTCCGGCAGAGAGACGCTCGCGCAGGCGCGCGCCGCGGAGGACGCGGTGGGAGCCGCCGCCATGAAGAAGGCGATCTGGAGGCTGGGTCCGTTCCTCGGACTGCTCTACCTCGTCGCCTACATCGACCGGAACAACGCGGGCTTCGCGAAGCTGGAGATGACCGCCGCCCTCCAGATCACCGAGGCTGCCTTCGGGTTCGCGGCGGGCATCTTCTTCATCGGCTACCTGCTGTTCGAGGTGCCGAGCAACCTGCTGCTGGAGAAGTTCGGCGCCCGCAAGTGGATCGCGCGCATCATGATCTCGTGGGGCATCGTCGCCGCGCTGACCGCCTTCGTGCAGGACGCGACGCAGTTCGCGATCGCGCGCTTCATCCTCGGGATCGCGGAGGCCGGATTCTTCCCCGGCGTGCTGCTCTACCTCACGCTGTGGTTCCCGCGGCAGTACCGCACGCAGGTGCTCGCCGTCTTCGTGCTCTCGAACCCGATCGCCAACGCGGTCGCCGCGCCGCTGTCCGGCTGGATGCTGGAGCTGCACGGGCTGTGGGGGCTCGAGGGCTGGCAGCTCGTCTTCCTACTGCAGGGCGTCCCGGCCGTGCTCCTCGCGTTCGTCGTGTTCTTCTGGCTCCCCGACCGCCCCCAGGACGCGCGCTGGCTGAACCCCGCCGAGCAGCGCTGGATCACCGACACGCTCGCCGCCGAGACCCAGGCGACCGAGCAGCGGCACGGACGTCTTCGTCTCGGCGAGGTCTTCCGCAACGGGCGCCTCTGGACGCTCATCGTGCTCTTCTTCGGTGTCGTGTTCGGTGCGTACGGGCTGGGGATGTGGCTGCCGACCATCGTGAAGAGCATGGGCGACTTCTCGAACTCCACCACCGGGTGGCTCGTGGCGCTGCCGAACCTGTGCGCCGCCCTCGTGATGCTGCCGTGGGAGCGCGCCGCCCGGAAGCAGGGCAACATCCCGCTGCAGATCGGCATCACGCTCAGCATCACCGCCCTGTCGCTCATCGCGGCGGTCGCGGCGCAGGGCACACCGGTGCTCGCGCTCGCGGCGCTGTGCGTCGGGATGTCGGCGCTCTTCTCGACCACCCCGCTGTTCTGGAGCCTGCCGCCGATGGTGCTCACCGGCACGGCGGCCGCGGCCGGCCTCGCCTTCATCAACTCGGTCGGCAACCTCGCCGGCTTCGCGGGACCCTACGCGATCGGCTGGATCAGCGAGACCACGGGGTCGGCGGTGTGGGGCCTGCTCCTCATCTCGGGGCTCACGCTGCTCGGGGCGACGATCGCCTTCGTGCTCAGCCGCCGCACGGACTTCACGACGGCGCCCGACCTCGGCGTCGAGGCGTCCACCGCCCGGCGATGA
- a CDS encoding ABC transporter substrate-binding protein — translation MSRRRVRLGGAAVLLTAALITAGCSTSSTPDGQAQEGGTLTVAAAQGIPQLNPAIRTFAWEEVLFPLLWNGLTTTDESGEVVGDLAESWEASDDQKTWTFTLRDGVTFSNGEDFTADDAVAAFDYYLDPETATQEKNKISMVTDVAAPDEKTVVVTLSEPIATFPAGIVWVKMIDVDALDTIDKEPIGTGPYVVDAFTPDDSLTLVPNPEYFGEAPALDEITIVKAAESTAAVTGLRSGDIDVLWSVPQGDVAGLEGGDIALVKPENPSQWPSWEIDTTSPPFDDVRARQALAYAIDREAILDAAYYGQGTVSPTNNALGEVNPWFGGELTDYSYDLDKAKELFAEAGVTEGSTLTWWGVAGQYPEWNTSGEILQASLKEIGITLKIDNNDIGTWVDAFYPAGKSYPGYIVPNFQSTPPEPAYSLNFYLEGRCECNWVDPDFQTAFADAVAEPDETARAEKWGTVQTIINEQVPLIVPLQSTVVTATSTAVDGVWVEGGGQLHLEGAQLKG, via the coding sequence ATGTCGCGTCGTCGTGTTCGGCTCGGCGGAGCAGCAGTGCTGCTGACCGCCGCGCTCATCACCGCTGGTTGCAGCACCTCATCCACCCCCGACGGCCAGGCGCAGGAGGGCGGCACGCTCACCGTCGCCGCCGCGCAGGGCATCCCGCAGCTCAATCCCGCCATCCGTACGTTCGCGTGGGAGGAGGTGCTGTTCCCGCTGCTGTGGAACGGCCTCACCACGACCGACGAGTCCGGCGAGGTCGTCGGCGATCTCGCCGAGAGCTGGGAGGCCTCCGATGACCAGAAGACCTGGACGTTCACCCTCCGCGACGGGGTGACGTTCTCGAACGGTGAGGACTTCACCGCCGACGACGCCGTGGCCGCCTTCGACTACTACCTCGACCCGGAGACGGCGACGCAGGAGAAGAACAAGATCTCGATGGTCACCGACGTCGCCGCGCCGGACGAGAAGACCGTCGTGGTGACGCTGTCCGAGCCCATCGCGACCTTCCCCGCGGGCATCGTCTGGGTGAAGATGATCGACGTCGACGCGCTCGACACGATCGACAAGGAGCCCATCGGCACCGGGCCGTACGTCGTGGACGCCTTCACGCCCGACGACAGCCTCACCCTCGTCCCCAACCCGGAGTACTTCGGCGAGGCGCCGGCGCTCGACGAGATCACGATCGTGAAGGCCGCCGAGTCCACCGCCGCCGTCACCGGCCTCCGCTCCGGCGACATCGACGTGCTGTGGTCGGTGCCGCAGGGGGATGTGGCGGGTCTGGAGGGCGGCGACATCGCCCTGGTGAAGCCCGAGAACCCGAGCCAGTGGCCCTCGTGGGAGATCGACACGACCTCGCCGCCCTTCGACGACGTGCGCGCCCGGCAGGCCCTGGCCTACGCGATCGACCGCGAGGCCATCCTCGACGCCGCCTACTACGGCCAGGGCACGGTCTCGCCGACGAACAACGCGCTCGGCGAGGTGAACCCGTGGTTCGGGGGCGAGCTGACCGACTACTCCTACGACCTGGACAAGGCGAAGGAGCTGTTCGCCGAGGCCGGGGTGACCGAGGGCAGCACGCTCACCTGGTGGGGCGTGGCCGGACAGTACCCGGAGTGGAACACGAGCGGCGAGATCCTGCAGGCGAGCCTGAAGGAGATCGGCATCACGCTGAAGATCGACAACAACGACATCGGCACCTGGGTCGACGCGTTCTACCCCGCGGGCAAGAGCTACCCCGGGTACATCGTGCCGAACTTCCAGTCCACCCCGCCCGAGCCGGCCTACTCGCTGAACTTCTACCTGGAGGGGCGGTGCGAGTGCAACTGGGTCGACCCCGACTTCCAGACGGCGTTCGCCGACGCCGTCGCCGAGCCGGACGAGACCGCGCGGGCCGAGAAGTGGGGCACGGTGCAGACCATCATCAACGAGCAGGTGCCGCTCATCGTGCCGCTGCAGTCGACGGTCGTCACCGCCACCAGCACGGCGGTCGACGGTGTGTGGGTCGAGGGCGGCGGACAGCTGCACCTCGAGGGCGCGCAGCTGAAGGGCTGA
- a CDS encoding ABC transporter permease: MVLSVLRRVAISIAMLIATSLLVFVVLRLLPGDPVITRLGSTPGVDAETIARLREEAGLDAPVIEQYLRWIGGVFTGDFGQSYFNQYSVTELIAQRLPATLELTLIGVLLAVLIATPAAVFASLRPLGVVDRVLTAISTAGMALPQFLIGIVLIVVFAVQLKVLPARGYTPFAEDPAENLVRMILPGLTLAFAAAPLLMRFLRASMVEVLDAPYIRTAKGKGQSASGVVLGHALRNALIPGLTMLGLIVGYTLGGVVIVEYVFGVPGLGSLAIDAVFKRDYAVLQSVVLLISAMFILTTLIVDLLYGVLDPRLRARSSRG, translated from the coding sequence GTGGTCCTCTCCGTCCTCCGGCGGGTGGCGATCAGCATCGCGATGCTGATCGCCACCTCGCTCCTCGTCTTCGTCGTGCTCCGGCTGCTGCCGGGCGACCCCGTCATCACCCGCCTCGGCTCGACGCCGGGCGTGGATGCCGAGACCATCGCCCGGCTCCGGGAGGAGGCCGGCCTCGACGCCCCCGTCATCGAGCAGTACCTGCGGTGGATCGGCGGCGTCTTCACGGGCGACTTCGGCCAGTCCTACTTCAACCAGTACTCGGTGACGGAGCTCATCGCGCAGCGCCTGCCCGCGACGCTGGAGCTCACGCTCATCGGGGTGCTGCTGGCCGTGCTCATCGCCACCCCGGCTGCCGTGTTCGCCTCACTGCGTCCGCTCGGCGTGGTCGACAGGGTGCTCACCGCGATCTCGACCGCGGGCATGGCCCTTCCGCAGTTCCTCATCGGCATCGTGCTCATCGTCGTGTTCGCCGTGCAGCTCAAGGTGCTGCCGGCCCGCGGCTACACGCCGTTCGCGGAGGACCCAGCCGAGAACCTCGTGCGCATGATCCTCCCCGGCCTCACCCTCGCCTTCGCGGCGGCGCCGCTGCTCATGCGCTTCCTCCGGGCCTCGATGGTCGAGGTGCTGGACGCCCCCTACATCCGCACCGCGAAGGGCAAGGGACAGTCGGCGAGTGGCGTCGTGCTCGGCCACGCGCTCCGCAACGCCCTGATCCCCGGACTCACCATGCTCGGCCTGATCGTCGGCTACACCCTGGGCGGCGTGGTGATCGTGGAGTACGTGTTCGGCGTCCCCGGACTCGGCTCGCTCGCGATCGACGCGGTCTTCAAGCGGGACTACGCGGTGCTGCAGTCGGTCGTGCTGCTGATCTCCGCGATGTTCATCCTCACCACGCTCATCGTCGACCTCCTCTACGGGGTGCTCGATCCGCGTCTTCGTGCAAGGAGCAGCCGTGGCTGA
- a CDS encoding ABC transporter permease, with product MADTLTLALRSARPRRRFAVASWIPLGLLAIIVLACVLAPLLAPYDPAAQSSDRFAGPSAAHLFGTDELGRDLFSRVLYGGQLTVFIAGGATLVAMVLGIAWGMAAAFGRGWVDEILMRLADTVMAIPQILFALVFISAFGADPVKLAVIIGVLLTPTTARLVRSSVLSELQEDYFTAAVAFGSTRRRLLFAEVLPNAKGPIVVQAAINAANAILLEASMSFVGLGIAPPEATWGTLVQQGYQKMYQSIGYVLFPALFIFVTIWLLNVLADQFGGDRKGRGR from the coding sequence GTGGCTGACACCCTCACCCTCGCGCTGCGCTCCGCGCGCCCCCGTCGGCGGTTCGCCGTCGCCTCCTGGATCCCGCTGGGGCTGCTGGCGATCATCGTCCTCGCCTGCGTGCTCGCCCCGCTCCTGGCCCCGTACGACCCCGCGGCCCAGTCGTCCGACCGGTTCGCCGGTCCCTCGGCCGCGCACCTCTTCGGGACCGACGAGCTGGGCCGCGACCTCTTCAGCCGCGTGCTCTACGGCGGCCAGCTCACCGTGTTCATCGCCGGGGGCGCGACGCTCGTGGCCATGGTCCTCGGGATCGCCTGGGGTATGGCGGCGGCGTTCGGACGCGGCTGGGTCGATGAGATCCTCATGCGTCTCGCCGACACGGTCATGGCGATCCCGCAGATCCTGTTCGCGCTCGTCTTCATCTCCGCGTTCGGCGCCGACCCCGTCAAGCTCGCCGTCATCATCGGGGTGCTCCTCACGCCGACCACCGCGCGGCTCGTGCGGTCGTCGGTGCTCAGCGAACTGCAGGAGGACTACTTCACGGCCGCTGTGGCGTTCGGCTCGACCCGGCGCCGTCTGCTCTTCGCCGAGGTGCTGCCGAACGCCAAGGGGCCGATCGTCGTGCAGGCGGCCATCAACGCCGCCAACGCGATCCTCCTGGAGGCGTCGATGAGCTTCGTCGGGCTCGGCATCGCGCCGCCCGAGGCCACCTGGGGCACGCTCGTGCAGCAGGGCTACCAGAAGATGTACCAGTCCATCGGGTACGTGCTGTTCCCCGCCCTGTTCATCTTCGTCACCATCTGGCTGCTCAACGTGCTCGCCGACCAGTTCGGCGGCGATCGGAAGGGGAGGGGCCGATGA
- a CDS encoding dipeptide ABC transporter ATP-binding protein, with amino-acid sequence MTDLTPVLQVQDLTVSYGDVMPVQGITFAVRPGERIGLVGESGSGKSLTALSIMRLNDGATLGGSIRLRDRELLTLSPREMTRVRGGEIAMVYQDPMSSLNPVRTIGHQLVEAIRLHDRVSAAAARARAVELLTEVGVPLPEERLGQYPHEFSGGMRQRVMIAMAMSSRPAVLIADEPTTALDVTTQSRIIDLLDRLAEDHGTAVVLITHDLGVAAGFCERIHVMRHGRVVEEGPVDRIYTAPEHPYTQALLGAVVDLTVDVQQPIRTAAEVLERGTEPLAEAGSISAVDRARESGDVLVDVQGVSKVFTLGSGRRVTAVDDVSFQIRRGETVGLVGESGSGKSTVSKAVLALGGIDGGTVVFDGQRPHDLRGEELRRLRKRMQMVFQDPFSALNRRQTVAQIIEAPLRAHGIGTRASRAEKVRETMHRVRLDEEFAHRLPRSMSGGQCQRVSIARSLVLEPEFLVLDESVSALDVSIQAQVLNLLRELQAELGLTYLFISHDLAVIRYMSSTVAVMQQGRIVEIGARDALFANPQHEYTRGLMAAIPIADPVLERRRRAEAAALWQAQGGQTGAVPAALAGRGGRR; translated from the coding sequence ATGACCGACCTCACGCCCGTCCTGCAGGTGCAGGATCTCACCGTCTCCTACGGCGACGTCATGCCCGTCCAGGGCATCACGTTCGCGGTGCGGCCCGGTGAGCGCATCGGCCTCGTCGGCGAATCCGGCTCCGGCAAGTCGCTCACGGCGCTGTCGATCATGCGGCTGAACGACGGGGCGACCCTGGGCGGCAGCATCCGGCTGCGCGACCGCGAACTGCTCACGCTGAGCCCGCGGGAGATGACCCGCGTGCGCGGAGGCGAGATCGCGATGGTCTATCAGGACCCGATGTCGTCGCTGAACCCGGTCCGCACGATCGGGCACCAGCTCGTGGAGGCGATCCGGCTGCACGACCGGGTCTCGGCGGCGGCCGCCCGCGCGCGGGCCGTCGAGCTGCTGACCGAGGTCGGGGTGCCGCTGCCCGAGGAGCGTCTGGGCCAGTACCCGCACGAGTTCTCCGGCGGGATGCGGCAGCGCGTCATGATCGCGATGGCCATGTCCTCCCGGCCCGCCGTGCTCATCGCGGACGAGCCGACCACGGCCCTCGACGTGACGACGCAGTCCCGGATCATCGACCTCCTCGATCGGCTCGCGGAGGACCACGGGACCGCGGTCGTGCTCATCACGCACGACCTCGGCGTCGCCGCCGGGTTCTGCGAGCGCATCCACGTGATGCGGCACGGGCGCGTGGTCGAGGAGGGGCCGGTCGACCGCATCTACACGGCCCCGGAGCATCCGTACACGCAGGCGCTGCTCGGCGCGGTCGTCGACCTCACGGTGGACGTGCAGCAGCCCATCCGCACCGCCGCGGAGGTGCTCGAACGCGGGACGGAGCCGCTCGCCGAGGCCGGGTCGATCAGCGCGGTGGATCGGGCGCGGGAGTCCGGCGACGTGCTGGTGGACGTGCAGGGCGTCTCGAAGGTGTTCACGCTCGGCTCCGGGCGCCGGGTGACCGCGGTCGACGACGTGTCGTTCCAGATCCGGCGCGGCGAGACGGTCGGGCTCGTCGGCGAGTCGGGCTCCGGCAAGTCGACCGTGTCGAAGGCCGTGCTCGCGCTCGGCGGCATCGACGGAGGCACGGTCGTCTTCGACGGGCAGCGCCCGCACGACCTCCGCGGCGAGGAGCTGCGGCGGCTGCGCAAGCGCATGCAGATGGTGTTCCAGGACCCGTTCTCGGCCCTGAACCGGCGGCAGACCGTCGCGCAGATCATCGAGGCGCCGCTGCGCGCCCACGGCATCGGCACCCGGGCCTCCCGCGCCGAGAAGGTGCGCGAGACCATGCACCGCGTGCGTCTGGACGAGGAGTTCGCGCACCGGCTGCCGCGCTCGATGTCCGGCGGGCAGTGCCAGCGCGTGTCCATCGCCCGGTCGCTCGTGCTCGAGCCGGAGTTCCTCGTGCTCGACGAATCGGTGTCGGCGCTCGACGTGTCGATCCAGGCGCAGGTTCTCAATCTGCTGCGGGAGCTGCAGGCGGAGCTCGGCCTCACCTACCTCTTCATCAGCCACGACCTGGCGGTGATCCGGTACATGTCCTCGACGGTCGCCGTGATGCAGCAGGGCCGCATCGTCGAGATCGGGGCGCGCGACGCGCTCTTCGCGAACCCGCAGCACGAGTACACGCGCGGGCTCATGGCGGCGATCCCCATCGCCGACCCGGTCCTCGAGCGCCGACGGCGCGCGGAGGCCGCGGCGCTCTGGCAGGCCCAGGGCGGGCAGACGGGCGCGGTCCCTGCCGCGCTCGCAGGACGAGGAGGACGACGATGA
- a CDS encoding peptidase C14: protein MTTMDQETGPSTDAAGAGAAVRSTGRRALMAGLGAVALGTAGVLASTAPAQAAPVAAGAKDVTRAESVADLARLRARNGEVAVVAGYRKPGDAGLLVYVGSENAKTKVNGGTVIAGKHDTRWVLQHDGTVDFRVFGITGPEKPADDALAAMVNDPRIRRIEASTDLLFRRRHRFTRSYVEIDFGGHVITTDGIEKNTHDNPFGAVMFFTGVPKDVTVEHALAEAWPELTDAVAVPDASRFPVDSWWAVQCDPVAGGGADERELQRFVQVTQQIDGTHIRIDYLNGWPLDTGRKLIWRQMAPVAGVRIANMRFLGAGPFDGPTDGSFPDSRELTGSHPIAFEYAIHCDVADVHASRTWWPVIMRRWNTHFTTERCSVENPPTVFYGGAGYLTQQIYSLYGRVSDCTSSNARHLNDLTASAYCLVENCHGDGDDQGGNPFTTHGQYEHDLTFIGNSGLMDIANSGAQWGTAAKRITVRDHVCSWFVAGTKISDLTLENVRVIGRSTFDPQATMTINADGAQVRGCTAGLLAIGQRSQRSSRPTVIQDSTFALPKDQVLVQTPVTAPVRFVDCTITGIDGVKARGSGPVEFVDCRLSGPAAGAPFEVGASKVTIRGGSVRDVRLTATAVRDQLIALDGVELSTERADGALLSRAAGAGIVTWRVSGVTSTMPKGAAHLDIGAGVNHARVTGSQFVGGRLRLANGFAEPSTLLYSDTVERGVETALPEAGPRVVIADVLASA, encoded by the coding sequence ATGACCACCATGGATCAGGAGACGGGGCCCTCGACGGACGCCGCGGGCGCCGGCGCGGCGGTGCGGTCGACCGGCCGCCGCGCGCTCATGGCCGGGCTCGGCGCGGTCGCGCTCGGCACGGCGGGCGTTCTCGCGAGCACCGCACCGGCGCAGGCCGCGCCGGTCGCCGCCGGCGCCAAGGACGTCACGCGAGCGGAGTCCGTCGCCGACCTGGCCCGTCTCCGCGCCCGCAACGGCGAGGTGGCGGTCGTCGCCGGGTACCGGAAGCCCGGCGACGCCGGACTGCTCGTGTACGTGGGCAGCGAGAACGCGAAGACCAAGGTCAACGGCGGCACCGTGATCGCGGGGAAGCACGACACCCGGTGGGTGCTGCAGCACGACGGCACCGTCGACTTCCGGGTCTTCGGTATCACAGGACCGGAGAAGCCGGCCGACGATGCGCTCGCGGCGATGGTGAACGATCCCCGCATCCGCCGCATCGAGGCGAGCACCGACCTCCTGTTCCGGCGTCGGCATCGCTTCACCCGGTCGTACGTCGAGATCGACTTCGGCGGACACGTCATCACGACGGACGGCATCGAGAAGAACACCCACGACAACCCGTTCGGTGCCGTGATGTTCTTCACCGGAGTGCCGAAGGACGTCACGGTCGAGCACGCGCTGGCCGAGGCCTGGCCGGAGTTGACCGACGCGGTCGCCGTGCCGGACGCGTCCCGGTTCCCCGTGGACTCGTGGTGGGCGGTGCAGTGCGACCCCGTCGCCGGAGGAGGGGCTGATGAGCGCGAGCTGCAGCGGTTCGTGCAGGTGACGCAGCAGATCGACGGCACCCACATCCGCATCGATTACCTCAACGGCTGGCCGCTCGACACGGGGCGGAAGCTCATCTGGCGGCAGATGGCACCGGTCGCGGGCGTGCGGATCGCGAACATGCGGTTCCTCGGTGCCGGTCCCTTCGACGGTCCCACCGACGGCTCCTTCCCCGACTCTCGCGAGCTCACCGGCTCCCACCCGATCGCCTTCGAGTACGCGATCCACTGCGACGTCGCCGACGTGCACGCGAGCCGCACCTGGTGGCCCGTGATCATGCGGCGGTGGAACACGCACTTCACGACGGAGCGCTGCTCGGTCGAGAACCCGCCGACGGTGTTCTACGGCGGTGCGGGGTACCTGACGCAGCAGATCTACAGCCTCTACGGCCGGGTGAGCGACTGCACGTCGTCGAACGCCCGGCACCTGAACGACCTCACCGCCAGCGCCTACTGCCTCGTCGAGAACTGTCATGGCGACGGCGACGACCAGGGCGGCAATCCCTTCACCACGCACGGCCAGTACGAGCACGACCTCACCTTCATCGGCAACTCGGGGCTGATGGACATCGCCAACTCCGGCGCGCAGTGGGGCACGGCCGCCAAGCGCATCACGGTGCGCGATCACGTCTGCTCCTGGTTCGTCGCCGGGACGAAGATCAGCGATCTGACGCTGGAGAACGTACGCGTGATCGGCCGCTCGACCTTCGACCCGCAGGCGACCATGACCATCAACGCCGACGGTGCGCAGGTGCGAGGGTGCACCGCGGGACTGTTGGCGATCGGCCAGCGGTCGCAGCGCTCGTCGCGGCCGACCGTCATCCAGGACTCCACCTTTGCGCTGCCCAAGGATCAGGTGCTCGTGCAGACCCCGGTCACGGCTCCCGTCCGCTTCGTGGACTGCACGATCACCGGGATCGACGGGGTCAAGGCGCGCGGGTCTGGGCCGGTCGAGTTCGTGGACTGTCGTCTCAGCGGCCCGGCGGCCGGCGCCCCGTTCGAGGTCGGCGCATCGAAGGTGACGATCCGCGGCGGATCCGTGCGCGACGTGCGCCTGACCGCGACAGCGGTGCGGGATCAGCTCATCGCTCTGGACGGGGTCGAGCTGTCCACGGAGCGCGCGGACGGGGCTCTGCTCAGCAGGGCCGCAGGCGCCGGCATCGTCACCTGGCGGGTGAGCGGGGTGACCTCGACAATGCCGAAGGGCGCTGCCCACCTCGACATCGGCGCGGGCGTCAATCACGCCCGCGTCACCGGCAGCCAGTTCGTCGGCGGACGACTGCGGCTGGCGAACGGTTTCGCCGAGCCGTCGACGCTGCTCTACAGCGACACCGTCGAACGCGGCGTCGAGACCGCACTGCCGGAAGCCGGACCGCGCGTCGTCATCGCGGACGTGCTGGCGAGCGCGTGA
- a CDS encoding SDR family NAD(P)-dependent oxidoreductase — protein sequence MTARPVAIVTGGSAGIGWEIGQRLSADGYLVVATDRVPGLTAGENPAEILWRELDVTDHAAVDRVFGEIEAELGPIEVLVNNAGIQRHRGIEDLTWDEWSTVVDVNLHGVFSALQAAGKRMLDRGEGRIVNISSISSRGSAGRAPYATTKAAVIGLTSTAGAEWASRGVRVNAVAPGYVDTGVFRQGVEQGTLSLDTILSRIPAKRLADASEIAAAVSFLVSDQSRYMNGQTLYVDGGFMVDYGVPLAKKPE from the coding sequence ATGACCGCGCGCCCCGTCGCCATCGTCACCGGAGGCTCGGCCGGCATCGGCTGGGAGATCGGACAGCGACTCTCCGCGGACGGCTACCTCGTCGTCGCGACCGACCGAGTCCCCGGGCTCACCGCGGGTGAGAACCCCGCCGAGATCCTGTGGCGGGAGCTCGACGTCACCGACCACGCCGCCGTCGACCGGGTCTTCGGCGAGATCGAGGCGGAGCTCGGGCCCATCGAGGTGCTCGTGAACAACGCCGGGATCCAGCGGCACCGCGGGATCGAAGACCTCACGTGGGATGAGTGGTCCACGGTCGTCGACGTGAACCTGCACGGGGTGTTCTCCGCGCTCCAAGCTGCAGGGAAGCGGATGCTCGACCGGGGCGAGGGCCGCATCGTCAACATCTCGTCCATCTCCTCGCGAGGCTCCGCGGGGCGGGCGCCGTATGCCACGACCAAGGCCGCCGTCATCGGCCTCACCTCCACGGCCGGAGCGGAGTGGGCGTCGCGGGGCGTGCGCGTCAACGCCGTGGCGCCCGGCTACGTCGACACCGGGGTGTTCCGGCAGGGCGTCGAGCAGGGGACGCTGAGTCTCGACACGATCCTGTCCCGCATCCCCGCGAAGCGCCTGGCCGACGCGAGTGAGATCGCCGCGGCCGTGAGCTTCCTCGTGTCGGACCAGTCGCGCTACATGAACGGTCAGACGCTGTACGTCGACGGCGGCTTCATGGTGGACTACGGCGTGCCCCTCGCGAAGAAGCCCGAATGA